The DNA segment GTTTACGGCATTGTAAGCGTTAACAGCCCTTACGAGGGCATCCAGCACTGGATCGCGGCCAGCTCAGGCCTGTTCATGTGGGACGAGGAAGACTGGTATAAATGGGACACCTCGATCAAACGTTTCAAATTCAATAAAAAGAGCCGCGCCTGGGAAAACGAAATCCTCTACTACGTCGATGAGGAAAGGCTTTATGGCTCGGTGCGCACCACTCCCACCGCCATTTACCTTGATCCCTTCAACCGCGTCTGGATCGGCAGCCTCGAGCACGGCATCAGCATGTACGATCCGGAAACGGAACGCTTCACCAATTATTTCCAGAAAAACTCGCCCCTGCTTTCGAACTACATCACAGCCCTCGGCTACAACCCCGTGGAAGGAATCCTGCTGATCGGCACCCCGGACGGCCTGAACACCCTCAAAATCGGCTATTCCGAGAAACCGGAAGTCAGGCTGGAAAACCTGGTGATCTATCCCAATCCCTTCCGTCCCGCCGAGCGCGGCTCTGTGATCATACGCAACGATCCCACGGAAACCATGCCCCGCGGCCTCAACCAGTGCCGTATCTTTGATTCCGCCGGAACCCTGGTGCGCATCCTGGAGGAAAACAAATTCGCCCGCTTTGAGTGGAACGGTGCCAACGCCGAAGGCAAAGCCTGCGCGAACGGCATATATTTCGTGGTGGTTAGCGACGCCAAAGGCAACCGGAGGACGGGTAAGATCGCGCTGCTGAGGTGAGTTATCACAATGTGAACCACGAGCCTGGATCTGCGTAAAACGACAATGATTTCAGGCTCTTTTTCAAACCGGGAGCCTGGCGTACAGCGAACGCAGTGAGCATGGACGACAGGAGAATACGTAGAAGCGCTCTTCCTTTACTGACGTCGATGCTGCGCCCGATGCCAGCGTTTATCCTAGCGAAGCTTACTGGCCGTTAAGGCCTTCTATAGGATTCCGGATTCGTCTCCCGCATGATACCCGCATTTGATGCGAGAATTATGCGGGAGGCATGAGAGAGGGATGGAATCGGGCGCTAAGGGTGAGACAGGCAGGACATCACTGTGGGTAAACAGTTATGGCTCCCTTTCAAGTCTGGTGGATTACCAACTTGGATTGATAGAAAGCCAAATGTTTTAGCGGTGGGCTAAAGCGGCAAAAATATCAACGCCGGTGGCGAGGCAGGCTTCGTCGGGTAAAAACTTGTCGGAATGCAAAGGTTCCGCACATCCGGAGCCCAGCCAGAAGAGCAAGCCGGGGTAGAGGCTGGTGAAGAAACCGAAATCCTCGCCGGTGAGCGACGTCTCAGCTTCCTGGAACTTCGTTCCGGTTTCCGCGCAGGCCTGTTTCAACTCTTCCACCAAATCGGCGGAGTTGACCACAGGATCGTAAGTGACCAGAAAATCAACCCGATACTCAGCGCCATACATCTTTGTGGCCAGGGAAGCGTTGTTGCTGATGAGTTCGTTTATTCGCAGGCTCACTTCCTTGTCCAGGCTGCGATGTGTGCCCTCCAGTTTACAATGGTTCGGCACCACGTTGCGAATTGTTCCGGCCGAAACTTTTCCCACATGGAAGATCACCCGGTGCTGTTTGGCCAGGTCGGAGACGTCTCTCTCCATCAGGCTCAGGAAGTTGCGGCCGGTGTCCAGGGCGTTGATCCCTTTTTCGGGAAAGGCAGCGTGGGCGGTTTTGCCAAAGAACTGAACATCGAATTCCTGGGGCACGCCGAAGAATACGCCGGGGCGGCTGGAGACCGTTCCCACCGGCAATCCGCTGGCAACGTGCAGCGCGAAGGCGGCCTCCACGTTGTACCGCTGGATCAGGCCCTCGGCGATCACGCTCTGCGCGCCGCCTTCACCCTCTTCAGCCGGCTGAAAGAGAAAGAGCAGATTGCGCCGGACGTTTTGTTCAGCCATCCGCTCGATCAGGCCCAGCAGCACCGTCATGTGGACATCGTGGCCGCAGGCATGCATCAGTCCGGGGTTTTGGGAGGAAAACGGGCAGCCGGTGCTTTCAGAGACCGGCAGGGCATCCATGTCCGCGCGAAACAGCCTGTAAGGGCCTTCGCCGTGGCTGTATTCCACCAGAATGCCGTTATTGGTTGAAAATTCGTGGATTTTGATGCCAGAAATCTGCCTCAACCAAGACAGGATCAAGAGTTTGGTCTTTTCTTCCCGGAAAGCCAGTTCTGGAGTCCGGTGCAGTTCGCGGCGGATGGCGGCAAGGTTGAAGCTCATATCCTGCCTGCCAGTTGGGCGTGTTTGAGCAAGATGCGCACGGCGTTGGCGGCGGCACCGAGACGGACGTTGTGCCCCACATTCCAAAAGCAGAGGGAGTTTGGGCCGGTTCCGCGGCGCAGACGGCAGATGTGGCTGTCGTTAGAGTTACCCAGATCGCGCGGGGTGACATAGGTGTTTTCTTCAAAGGCGATGGACTCTGCTTTTTCCAGTTCCCTGGCGGCCAAGGAGAGATCGACCTCAGAAGCGAATTCCGCGTAGATGCTTTCGCAGTGACCATAGATCACGGGTACGCGAACGGTGGTGGCGCTGACTTCCAGGTTCCAGTTGTTTAGTATCTTGCGGGTTTCAAAATGGATCTTTTCCTCTTCCTGGGAGTAGCCATTGTCGGCAAAAGAGCCGACCTGGGGGATCACGTTGAGGTCGATGAGGTTAGGGTAGATGCCGTTTTCTGATCCACCGGCGCGCTGTGACTCGAGGGTGGCAACGCCCTTGTGGCCGCTTCCGGATACGGACTGGTAGGTGCTAACGACAACTTTGCGCAATCCGAAGAGCCGGTCCAGCACCGCCAGAGGCAGCACCATCTGGATGGTGGTGCAGTTTGGATTGGCCACGATGCCCTGATACCCTTTCAAAAGATTTCCGTTGATTTCCGGCACCACCAGCGGGACATCCTTTTCCTGGCGAAACCCGGAGGAGTTGTCGATCACCACGGCACCGCTTGCCGCCGCCAGGGGAGCGAATTCGCGGGCTACACCTGCTCCGGCGGAAAAGAGAACGTAATCAAAGGGTTCGCGCATTATGGCTGAAGTGAGTTCACGCACAGAGAGAGCCGTATCGGCGTAGTAGAGAGTGCTTCCGGCAGAACGAGCGGAGGCGAACAAGGTGAGGGATTCCACCGGCACGGCGAATTCCTCCAGACAGGTGACCATCATGCGGCCCACTTCTCCGGTGGCGCCAACAACAGCTAATTTCATGCTAAGTCCTCAATCGCGATAAATCTGAAAACCCTTTTCCGCAGAGGCCGGGCTTTTGTCAATGCAAAACTTGACAAAATCAGGCCTCCCTGAAATTTAACCTCTGAATTCGCGCCCCAGTAGCTCAGGGGATAGAGCAGCGGTTTCCTAAACCGTTGGTCGGATGTTCGAATCATCCTTGGGGCGCCATTTATAAAGGATTTTATGGCCACTTACGCAGCGGGTACCATCGTCTTTTTTTACCATCAGGCCGAGCTCTGCCTGGGCATTGTGGGCTCCGCGGAAGGCAACCGCCTGCGGGTTCTGGATACTGAAGGCGCCGAGTATCTGCTTCCAACCGATCGTATCGCGCTGGCTTCCTTGGATACTTTCCTGCCTGCTGAAACACGCACACTTTCCACTTTTATCGATATGATGGAACAATCCCTGGGTTTTCTGGAAAGTGAAGGCGTTCCGGCCCAACTTGCCCGTTTGCCGGCTCCCTTCAGCTTTGATCAGGCTTCCGAGGCTGTCGGCTGCCTTTCCGATTTCTGCCGTTTTGCCCTTTTCAAGCATCTTCGCCTGCGTGATGACCTCTACCTGATGAAAAAAGGTGTGTGGCGAGCACGCGACGAGGAAGAGACCGCGGCTTTTCTGGAAAAAAAAGAGAAGGAGGCGGCCCGCACAAGGTATCTGGACGCGGTGGCTGACTTTCTGGAACGGCTAGAAACTGCAGAATCTGGAATGCAGCACAAAAAAGCACCTGAGTTTGGGACTGGAGCTGAGGATGAGAGGCAGCTCGCTGCTGAATCTCGAGCACTGCTTATCTCCGGAGAGCCGAAAGACCTGGCCAGAATACTACGAGCTGGCGGACGGAACCTGGAAAGGTCGGTCCACGCTTTGCGCCTGGCTTTGGGCGATATTACACCGGACACTGATCCAGTTGCCGCAGCCAGCGGGATTCCTATTTCTTTCTCATCCGGACTGGCTTCCGGGGCGGCAACTCCGGAACAAACCGAACCGGAGGGTTTTGAAGCTTTCACGATCGACGCGGAGGACTCCGGTGATCTGGACGACGCCATCGACTGGCAGGAAACCGCTTCCGGCTGGAGTTTGGGCATTCACATCAGCGACGTGGCGGCTTGCATTCCTTTGCATGGTGAGCTTTGGCGCGCAGCCCAAGACCGCGTGGCTTCGCTTTATCTGCCCTCTCAAACCGTTCCCCTGCTGCCTGTGGAGCTTTCCGGCGGTGCTTTCAGCCTGCTTGAAAGCGAGGCTAGGCCGGTGCTTTCGCTGCGGGTGGAGCTTGACCGTGAGGCACGAGTAGTTGACTGCTCCTGGCGTCGCGGCTGGCTGCGGGTAAAGAAGAATTTGAGCTATGAAAACTTTGACAATATGCTGCGCTGCCAGGAACGCTCACCGCTGTTGGAACTCTGCCGCAAACTTCGCGACGCCAGGGTGGGGGAGAGCGAGGAACGTAAGCCTCGCTACAGCTGGAATCTAAAGGTTATTGGCGGTGATGTTGTAATGCAGCGGGAGGATAATCTCAGCCTGTCACGGTTCGTAGTCGAAGAGCTGATGATCCTCTACAACCGCCTGATGGCTGAGCGCGCCTGCCAAAGTGGCCTGCCTTTGATCTACCGTAATGTTACCCAGTGGTCCGAAGACGACAATGATACAGATAATTACGGTATCCAGGCCTATCTCTCCACCGAGGCAAAATTCCACCCCGGAGTGGGCGTCCAGGCTTATCTGCACGCCACTTCACCCATCCGGCGCTTCACTGACATAGTGAACCAGGCTCAGTTTTCAGCGCTGCTGGCGGGAAATGGGCAATGCTTTTCGCGCCAGGACCTTGAGGAACTGATCTTCAGCATCGAAAAACGCCTGCAACTGCTACGGGCTGTCGCCCATCGCAGCGAACGCTACTGGCTGCTGCGCTGGCTGGAGCAAAAACACCTTGGCGAGCCGCTTGATGCGGTGCCGCTGCGCCGGGTGAAACAAGGCTGGCTGATGGAGCTCAGCCGCTGGGAAAAACGGCTGGAGCTGTGTTGCGAGGAGGATTTGCCGCTGCGGGCGTCGGTTAAGCTGGTGGTGGCAAGTGTGGATATGAAGGAGTTGTTGGTTCGTGGAGACATTATACTCTGAGCAGCTCGGGGGCTGGTGTCTCAATCGATTATAAAACCTTTCCGGCCTGGATTCCAGGAGCCTTGTGATGAAGTTCAACCCCATTCAGACATATAGAGTCTGAGAAACCTGATAATCTGCTTTGTTCCAAATCATACAAGCCTTTCATTGAGCCTAATTCAATGGGACTTGGCGGCTTAGGTTCAAGCTGGCGGAAAACGGCTTCCTGAGGCTTTTTGCAGCCTTGGTTAAGGGTGTGAAATAATGCTGGACAAAAAAGGCACACCTCTGGAAAGTGACGTCTCACATTACATATTAGGGACCTTAATTGGACAACCCTCACCAACGAAATTGGCTGCTTAGCCGGGCAAACACCGGCTGGGTCAGCCTTCCGGACGCCGTGCAAGCGACCTGGCGGAAGCTTGGTTTCCGTTGCGGTCTGGAAGTTCACCAGCAACTGAACACCTCCCAGAAACTCTTCTGCCGCTGCCCCGCAGGCAAGTATCACGATTTTGATGATTTTGACGCCGAAATCGTGCGTCATATGAGGCCCACTTTGTCTGAATTGGGCGAGTATGACGGCACCGCCCTGATGGAATTCAAGACGCGGAAAAAGATAATCTACCGCATCAACAACGACAGCGCCTGCACCTACGAAGTTGACGACACCCCTCCTTTTCCGCTGAACCGGCAGGCTCTTAAGCAGGCAATGAAGATCGCCCTGCTGCTGAAAATGAAGATCGTAGGCGAACTCCACATCACCCGCAAGCAGTATCTTGACGGCAGTATCCCCACTGGATTTCAGCGCACTACCATCCTCGGCATCGAGGGAGAATTTCCCATCTCCAACAAAACCATCAAAGTGATCCAGTTTTCCGTGGAGGAAGATAGTTGCCGCGAAGTGTCCGATTTTCGCCATACCCGGGTTTATTTTGCCGACCGCCTTGGCATGCCGCTGATCGAAACTGTCACCTATCCGGATATGGAAACGCCCTGGGAAGCGGCTGAGGCGGCTCAGAACATCCGCTTTATCGCCCGCAGCTCAGGTCTTGTGCGCACCGGGATAGGCGCGGCCCGCGAAGATGTGAATGTTTCAATTGAGGGCGGCACCAGGGTCGAGATCAAGGGTGTGGCCCACATCTCCTGGATCCCTAAACTCACGCACAACGAGGCTTTCCGTCAGAAATCGCTGCTACTTGTCCGCGAGGAACTGCTGAAACGGGTGGCCGACCCGGCGAAATGGAAGCTGACTCATACTTTTCTGGACCCGGCCGACTGGCGCCACATCCCTCTGCTTAAAAAGTCCGGAAGCGTTGGCTGGAAGCTGATCGCGGTCAATCTGCCCCATTTTGCCGGCATCCTCAGCTTCTTTAACCAACCCGGACGCTGTTTCGCAGATGAGATCTCTGACCGCCTGAAAGTGATCGCCTGCCTGGAACGGCCTAACATGTTCCACTCTGAAGAGATAGCTGGATTAGGGCGAGGCACGGGCAGTGATTCGGGCAAAAAAGAGAACCGGATTTCTGAAGAACCCGTAGTCCAGGCTTCTCTGGATTCAAAAGACTGGTCCAGACTCCGCGCCGAACTGAAAGCATCGGACAATGACGCGCAACTCCTTTTTTGGGCACCGGACGAAGATATCAAAACTGCCCTGGAGACCATTGAGGAACGTTGCCAGCTTGCATTTGTCGGCGTGCCCAACGAGACCCGCAAATCCCTGCCGGACGGAATCACGCTCTTTGAACGTGTGCTGCCTGGCGCGGACAGGATGTATCCGGATACAGATTCCGCGCCGATCCCGGTCCACGAAGAAATGATCGAATCCGCACGACAGGGCCTTCCTGTGGATCTTTCGACAAGGCTGCAGCAGCTGGCGGACTGGGGCATTCCCGCCGACGCTTACACCTATTTGCTGCGCAACAACCTGATGCCGGTGCTGGAAGAGCTTTCCACCAGGCACGGTATCGAGCCCAAGCGCTTGGGGCTGCTCTATGCGCACCTGCTGAAAGGAATGCAAGGCCGCGATCCCCTGCCCTTCGACCACCAAAGGGTGGAGGACCTGCTGATCTTTGTTAAAAAACGCAAGCTGCAGCCGGATATCCTGCCCGAGATGCTGAAAGTCCTGTATGAGCACCCGAACATGCAATTTTCATCGGTGCTGGAGGTTCTTGGCTACAAGGAAATCCCGGCAGCGGGAATCCTGGAACAGATTCCGCTACTCAAAGCCATGTGGCCACGTGCAAAAACGCGCGGTCTGAAAAAGCCGGATGCTATCCAGCACTGGATAATGGGCCGGCTCCGCAAAATGGCTTTGGGTAACATTCCCCTGTCTGAGCTATATCTGGCCATCCAAAAAGAATTGTCCACGAATTGCACGAATTGACACGAATTTATGTTAATAAACATAAGAGCTGAGCGTGATCGATATGGAGCTGGACATACTTTATAAAGATGAGTGTTACAAGATATTGGGCGCGTGTAGGGAAGTTCACAGAACCTTGGGTTGCGGTTTTCTGGAACCAGTTTATCAAGAAGCTCTGGCAATTGAGTTCAAGCATCGGAATATCCCTTTTGAACGCGAAAAAGAATATGTTGTATTCTACAAAGGGCTTGCTCTATCTCGAACATAAAAAGTTGACAAGAGCATTATCGTTGAGCTGAAGACATTAAGCCACATCAACAAAGAACATATGGCGCAAATTCTCAATTATCTTAAAGCTTCTCATCTGAAATTGGGGCTTTTAGTTAACTTTGGCGTCACAGGCCTGACCCATGAACGCATTTTATTGTAATTACTTATTTGTGTGAATTCGTGTAACTTGTGGACAGATATATAGATGCTTGATTTATTCAAAGGCTACAAAGGCCGCGCCCTCGAGGTGCTGAAAAGCTTTCAAGCCAGAGTTTGGGGCGACACCACAGTGGAGACCACCCGCGGCACCTTCCAGGGTATCATCCTGCCCCGCAGCGAGAATGACGACGACAGCCACATCGTGATCAAACTCGCCACCGGATACAACGTCGGCATCGATGTGGACACCATTCTGGGCATGCAGGAGACCGGCTACAAAGAAGCGCATTACAAGATTCCAGAAAAAGAGTTTCCTTTCACGCCGGGATTGCCCAAAGTGAAGCTGCTCGGCACTGGCGGTACCATTGCCTCCCGGCTCGATTATCGCACCGGGGCAGTGATTCCGGCTTTCTCGCCCGGCGAACTCTATGGCGCGGTTCCGGAACTGGCGGAAATCTGCAATCTGGATACTGAAAAGCTGTTCGCCGTCTTTTCTGAAAACATGGGTCCGGAACAGTACAAGAAACTGGCCGTCTCCATAGGCAAGGAGGTGGAGAAAGGTACCCAGGGCATCATCATCGGCCACGGCACCGACACCATGCACCACACAGCGGCGGCGCTTTCCTATATGCTGCAAGACCTGCCCATTCCCGTGGTGATGGTGGGCTCCCAGCGCTCAAGCGACCGTCCCTCCTCCGACGCTGCGCTGAATTTGATGCACGCTGCCTTCACTGCCGGGCATTCCGACATAGCTGAGGTGATGGTCTGCATGTTCGGTCCCACCAGTGATGAATACGGCTTACTGCATCAGGGCACCCGGGTGCGCAAGATGCACTCCTCCTACCGCAGCACCTTCCGCACCATCGGCGACGTTCCCATTGCCCGCGTGACCAGGGAAGCCGTAATCCCCATCAAAAGGGA comes from the Candidatus Cloacimonadota bacterium genome and includes:
- a CDS encoding amidohydrolase, with the translated sequence MSFNLAAIRRELHRTPELAFREEKTKLLILSWLRQISGIKIHEFSTNNGILVEYSHGEGPYRLFRADMDALPVSESTGCPFSSQNPGLMHACGHDVHMTVLLGLIERMAEQNVRRNLLFLFQPAEEGEGGAQSVIAEGLIQRYNVEAAFALHVASGLPVGTVSSRPGVFFGVPQEFDVQFFGKTAHAAFPEKGINALDTGRNFLSLMERDVSDLAKQHRVIFHVGKVSAGTIRNVVPNHCKLEGTHRSLDKEVSLRINELISNNASLATKMYGAEYRVDFLVTYDPVVNSADLVEELKQACAETGTKFQEAETSLTGEDFGFFTSLYPGLLFWLGSGCAEPLHSDKFLPDEACLATGVDIFAALAHR
- a CDS encoding aspartate-semialdehyde dehydrogenase → MKLAVVGATGEVGRMMVTCLEEFAVPVESLTLFASARSAGSTLYYADTALSVRELTSAIMREPFDYVLFSAGAGVAREFAPLAAASGAVVIDNSSGFRQEKDVPLVVPEINGNLLKGYQGIVANPNCTTIQMVLPLAVLDRLFGLRKVVVSTYQSVSGSGHKGVATLESQRAGGSENGIYPNLIDLNVIPQVGSFADNGYSQEEEKIHFETRKILNNWNLEVSATTVRVPVIYGHCESIYAEFASEVDLSLAARELEKAESIAFEENTYVTPRDLGNSNDSHICRLRRGTGPNSLCFWNVGHNVRLGAAANAVRILLKHAQLAGRI
- a CDS encoding RNB domain-containing ribonuclease; its protein translation is MATYAAGTIVFFYHQAELCLGIVGSAEGNRLRVLDTEGAEYLLPTDRIALASLDTFLPAETRTLSTFIDMMEQSLGFLESEGVPAQLARLPAPFSFDQASEAVGCLSDFCRFALFKHLRLRDDLYLMKKGVWRARDEEETAAFLEKKEKEAARTRYLDAVADFLERLETAESGMQHKKAPEFGTGAEDERQLAAESRALLISGEPKDLARILRAGGRNLERSVHALRLALGDITPDTDPVAAASGIPISFSSGLASGAATPEQTEPEGFEAFTIDAEDSGDLDDAIDWQETASGWSLGIHISDVAACIPLHGELWRAAQDRVASLYLPSQTVPLLPVELSGGAFSLLESEARPVLSLRVELDREARVVDCSWRRGWLRVKKNLSYENFDNMLRCQERSPLLELCRKLRDARVGESEERKPRYSWNLKVIGGDVVMQREDNLSLSRFVVEELMILYNRLMAERACQSGLPLIYRNVTQWSEDDNDTDNYGIQAYLSTEAKFHPGVGVQAYLHATSPIRRFTDIVNQAQFSALLAGNGQCFSRQDLEELIFSIEKRLQLLRAVAHRSERYWLLRWLEQKHLGEPLDAVPLRRVKQGWLMELSRWEKRLELCCEEDLPLRASVKLVVASVDMKELLVRGDIIL
- the gatE gene encoding Glu-tRNA(Gln) amidotransferase subunit GatE, producing MDNPHQRNWLLSRANTGWVSLPDAVQATWRKLGFRCGLEVHQQLNTSQKLFCRCPAGKYHDFDDFDAEIVRHMRPTLSELGEYDGTALMEFKTRKKIIYRINNDSACTYEVDDTPPFPLNRQALKQAMKIALLLKMKIVGELHITRKQYLDGSIPTGFQRTTILGIEGEFPISNKTIKVIQFSVEEDSCREVSDFRHTRVYFADRLGMPLIETVTYPDMETPWEAAEAAQNIRFIARSSGLVRTGIGAAREDVNVSIEGGTRVEIKGVAHISWIPKLTHNEAFRQKSLLLVREELLKRVADPAKWKLTHTFLDPADWRHIPLLKKSGSVGWKLIAVNLPHFAGILSFFNQPGRCFADEISDRLKVIACLERPNMFHSEEIAGLGRGTGSDSGKKENRISEEPVVQASLDSKDWSRLRAELKASDNDAQLLFWAPDEDIKTALETIEERCQLAFVGVPNETRKSLPDGITLFERVLPGADRMYPDTDSAPIPVHEEMIESARQGLPVDLSTRLQQLADWGIPADAYTYLLRNNLMPVLEELSTRHGIEPKRLGLLYAHLLKGMQGRDPLPFDHQRVEDLLIFVKKRKLQPDILPEMLKVLYEHPNMQFSSVLEVLGYKEIPAAGILEQIPLLKAMWPRAKTRGLKKPDAIQHWIMGRLRKMALGNIPLSELYLAIQKELSTNCTN
- the gatD gene encoding Glu-tRNA(Gln) amidotransferase subunit GatD, whose amino-acid sequence is MLDLFKGYKGRALEVLKSFQARVWGDTTVETTRGTFQGIILPRSENDDDSHIVIKLATGYNVGIDVDTILGMQETGYKEAHYKIPEKEFPFTPGLPKVKLLGTGGTIASRLDYRTGAVIPAFSPGELYGAVPELAEICNLDTEKLFAVFSENMGPEQYKKLAVSIGKEVEKGTQGIIIGHGTDTMHHTAAALSYMLQDLPIPVVMVGSQRSSDRPSSDAALNLMHAAFTAGHSDIAEVMVCMFGPTSDEYGLLHQGTRVRKMHSSYRSTFRTIGDVPIARVTREAVIPIKRDYNKRRSDNKVKVLPFFEERVSIVYYYPNMHPDIIDALTDNGYKGIVIAGTGLGHVNKPVYPAIKRAVAKGVHIYMTVQTLWGFVHMFVYDTGRDLMSMGIVPGENLLPEVAYIKLGWALGQSTNPDKVRELMLTPIAGDITPGEPYNGYLVFQGGLPEVEEFIRNYHK